The genomic region GGACCTGAGCGCAGAGCTGACCCCCTCTGGCCGGCCATCCCGGAAGCCGTGGTTGATTGCCGGAATCGTGGCAGCCGCGGCGCTCTGCGGTGCCGCACTCCGGCGCACCCTGCGCCCAGGCGGGGAACCGCCTGTCTCGGAAGCCTCTGTCGAGCCTGCACCGGACCCGGCACCTGTCAGCGGAATGATCCCCAACGATCCTGCCGCCACCTCGTCCACTACCTAGGCGGACCACCTCATTCCCGCCGGCACGGACCTGGAGGGACGGGCGCAACGTCCCGCCAGATCTTCGACGCCACTTACCAAGCACCAATCCCAGTAGAACCGCAAGAGCACCGGTGACTCACCGGCGTTCTTAGGGCCATCGCCGGTGCCGTTCTGGGCCTATTGGCCGCCGATCACTGGGAAGGTCTTGAGGACCGCGTGCAGGCGCGCCATATCAGGGGGACGATTACCGCTGCTGCAATACCGGACGCGGCCACCATCAGCTGCGTCCGTTGCGTACCGTCCTTGGGAACGTTCTCTGATGCTTTGCGCGATATTTCGCTGAGCCGCCCGCTTGCCAAGGCCGCGGTGTCCGTCACCTGCTTTCGGGCAGCGGCAGCGGCGCTGCCGGCGCGTGCCTTGACGGCATCAGCCTTGTTCCTGGCCTGCGCCTTGAAGTCAAGCTTGGCTGCCAGGGCTTCCACGGTGTCCCCCAGCTCCTCGCGGGTACGCTCGATATCACGCTGAATCTCCTCAGGTCCGGCATCCTTCGGTGGTTCCGGGCTCGGGGGTGCGGCCGGGTTCTGGGGTGTGATCGGAGTGCTCATGCGTGTCTGTGCTCCTTGACTTCGTTGATATCGCGCTTCACGTTCTTAACCGTCGCCTCCGGTGCCGGGGGGCCCACCTGGTTGACTTCCTTCTTCCCGACCAGTGCCGCGATGCCTGCTGCAATCAACAGCACGACGGAAACGATTAGGGCGCTTAGCCAGGCCGGCAGGAGCAGGGACAGGGCCAGGATGATCGTGGTGATCAGGGCCGCGGCGCCGAAAAAGGCCAGAAACCCTGCCGCGCCGAAAAGCCCGGCACCCCGTCCGGCGTGCCTGCCCTTTTCCTTGAGTTCGGCCTGGGCGAGGCGCAGCTCATCGCGGACCAGCCGGGAGGTCTGTTGCGAGAGTTGGGTGAGCAGCTCCGCCACCGGCTGCTCTTTCGCGTCGTTGGATTTCGCGGGATCGTCCATCAGATCTCCTCTAATCGATCATTACTCCCGGCCCCCCGGGGTTCCCGAAGAGCTCTCGGCTCCATTCAGCCACTCCGGTCAGTCGAGCCCGTTTCCTTCGAACGACGGGGCAACCGCCGGCTAGGTCGCGGCTACACGTTCTTGGCGCTCCTCCGGTGCACACGTTTGCAGCAGCACACCTGCTTAGCCCGAATCTAACGCTGAATTCCGGCCATGTCACCCTTTCTCGGGAATCCCTCATCTATCCAGACTGGGCCGGGTACGGGTTACGCCTGATGCCCCCGCGGAGTAGCTTTGAAAACACCGGCAGGAAGCTCCAGTACCTCTTGGAGGACACCGTGTCCCAGAAACAGACCAGCAAGTCAGCGAAAATCCTCTACCGCCCCGTCGGTCTAATATCCGGTCTGGTCGGCGGGCTCATTGCAGCTCAGGTGTACAGACAGGTGTGGAAACGGGTCTCTCCCAGTGACCGGGACGAAGCCCCCAAAGCCCTCAGCACCGGGTACCCGCTGAAGGAAATCCTCATTTCCAGCGTCATTCAGGGCGCGATCTACGCCCTCGTCAAGGCAATCATCGATCGGGGAGGCGCACGCCTCTTCGAGCGGATGACAGGCGAATGGCCAGGCGACTAATAACTGAACCAAAACGCCCGACAGGGCGTGAAAGCGGATGATGCACCGGACCCGCTACTCATGCCTTACTCGGTCTTCCGGACCGGTCTTCGGGTCGGCTTTGCGCCGGGCGTCCTGCTGGTGCTGTTCAAGCTTCATTTCGGCGTCCCGGTGCCGCCGGCCACGGTCCACTGCTTCTGGGCGGGCACCGGATAATTGAGAACTGTTCCTGGTGGGGTCCGGTGCACGCACTCTCTCTCCTGGCGATCACGAGCCTGGGCCGTGCCTGTAAAGGCCGTAAACGCTGGAGCAACCGCTGGAAGGCCGCCCTAAACGCTTTCGAGATCACCTTCGACGGACATCTGTCCGCTGGCGGGAATTAGAACAAGAAACACGGACATTTCCTGCGTTTGGGACCTGCGGTCATGTGAGTGGGCTGATCAGAGTCCATCCGGGGTCGTGGGTGTGGGTCACTTCGACATCGGGCCGGGTTCCCGCGAAGCGGTCCATGGTGTCCCGGCCGTTCTGGTCTTCAGGGTCGGTGTAGTAGTGCAGGACACGCCGGCCATTTGATGTCTGGGTAGCGACCAGCAGGCCCCGGGTCCAAGGGCTGCTGCCAGGTCCTCTTCGAGCCAGTGCAGGTCTATCGCTTCGTCGTAGTCCGGTAGCCCGTCGGGCGAGTCTGCGGGTAACCGACTTCGAGGGCTGTGTGCAGGTCCAGCAGAGGGTGGTCGATCCACCGGAGAGGACGCAAGGCTCTGATGATCGTGCGCGGTCTGTTCCGGCGTCCTTCAGTGGCCAGCCGATGCGCGCGTGCCGGGCCGTCATGGCGTTGATGATCTCGGGAAGGTCTGTTGCCGGCAGGCTGTCCGGGGGTTCGGTCTCGGCGGCGTTGATGGTGCCGATCCATCCCTGGACGTGGTCTTCTCCGAGCAGCCAATCCAGCAGCAGGCAGGAGAGCTGGTACTGGTAGCCGGGGCTCAGCGCGGTGAAGGCCGGGTGGTGGAGGCTGACGTGGGCCCGGGCCCGTTCCTCGTCCAGGGTCACTGAAACCCGGGCCAGGCCAAGATTGATCGGCTTCCCGGCAGCTTCGATGGTGACGGCGAGCATGCCGGGTTGCGGCTGCCTGGCTCCGGCGAATTCCCACATCGGCGTCGACGGCGGAGCGGCCCGCCGCCACCGTTCGGCCAGGACCCGCAGTCCCGGGTCCCCACCGCCTGAGACGCAGAACTGGTGCCGTGCACGCACGCCCGGTCCGGTCTCCCAGCCGAGCCCCGGGCCGATTGCCTTGACCATGCCATCGAGCATGTCCGGAAGGTCCCGGTAGTCACCTGTCGTGACGGCGCCGCTGAGGAGCCCGACGCCTTCTGCTGACCACCACCGCCAGAACGCGGAAATGGCGCGCGTCTGAACCGTGGCGTTCTGTCGTTGAATGCTCACTGGGGCCTCCTGCCGTCCCGGCCACAGAAGTGGCAGCTCGCCGCGGCTTTGGGCTCCACCCAGTCCCCGATGGACTACCTGACAGGACCGGCCGTCTGGACGGGATTCGCGGCCTCCCTCGACCAGATGTCCAAAGCCTGCCAGCGTCTGCCTAGGAAATAACGGGGTTTCCCGGTCCTTCCCAAACCCCCTGCCCCGCAAAAGAGCGCCCCAATGAATCCTCACTGGATGCAGTCGCGACCCTGGAGGCGTTGGTGATCGTACAGTCCCGTCCGATCAGCGGCGCGGGAGGTTACAGCGGGTTGATGTTCTCCGCTTGGGGGCCCTTCTGACCCTGAACTACGTCGAACTGGACCTTTTGGTTCTCCTCCAGGGAGCGGTATCCGCTGGACGCGATCGCCGAGTAATGGGCAAAGACATCTGCTGATCCGTCATCAGGGGCGATGAAACCAAAGCCTTTTTCCGTGTTGAACCATTTCACAGTACCTGTCGCCATGCCCGCTGCCCCTTTGGGAAGTCATCATCTCACCGCACACACCGTAGTGGCGGCGGAGGCGGAAGTCCTCCTCCGCTGGTGTCCAACCTAGGGCCCACCGCTCCCCTGACACAAGAGTCAACAGCGGCGGGATTCTTAGGACCGACGACGGAGCTGGGTGCCGGCTGGCATGGGGACACCAGCGGCCGTCCGCCGCCGGCCGCTTCCAATTTTACGCCGCGACCAAGGTGCAGAACTGGTTCGTCTCCTGGAACAGCCGCGGCTGCTCTTCCCCGGCAAAAACATCCCCGGGACAGGGGCCAGCCGCGCCGCCGGAAAGGCAGACTACGAACCAGAGGACTGCATCGTAGGTTTCCGGCAGGCCCTGAACGGTGGCAGATCCTCCGGCTCCTGGACGCAGCAGAGGTGGGCGCGCAGAGCCTGCTCGGATGCCCGGGGTTCTGGGACAGGTGCCGGAGCAGCGCCAGACGTATGCCAGGATCGAGGTCCGGCTGAGCGAGGATCCCGCCGATCAGCTGCTTGAGCTGAAACTGCAGAAGCCCGCCCGGTCCTGCGAGCCAGGGCCGCCACTGCGGGCGTAGCGGCGTACCACTGCTGAGGGGCAGCCGTTGGACCGTCCGCGCCAGCAGCGTCGCCGGTCATCTCGACGTCCACGGGAACCCACCTCCTTTTGTCTGTCCTGACTGGCAGCACTCTCCGCGAGTACTTCCCGAAAAGCACCGACCTGTCCTTCCACGGACCCGGAATCCTGGAAAGCGTCGCCGCGGAACTCAACCGCCGGCCACGCAAACGACACGGCTACCGAACGCCCGCAGAAGTCCTCACCGAGCTAGTCTCGAACCCAACAAATAAATCCGGTGTTGCAAGCACCACTTGCATCCGCCACTCCGTGACTCAATGGTCCGAGGCAACGATGCCCAAGCAGGGAGACAACGGTGGTGGCTGGCACGTTCGAAATCATCCAAGATGGCGAGGGGACACTCCTTTTTCGGCTGACTGCAGCAGATGGAACAGTCGTGGCCGTCTCACCGAGGTTCACGACTATTAAGGAAGTCGTGGACGGCATTGAGGCTGTGTGTAAAACGCTGCAGCGGGGTTTGTTGTGGATCGTTCCTCCTGTACCGCTGATCCAGACCAGGGCTGCTCCTCCCGCACTGATAGCCAGTTGCTCGACGAGCCACCGTTTTCGATATAGCCTGACGGGAAACCCAGCCGCCACGTGGCCGGGACGATCCAGCCGGCGGCGATGCTGCAGGTGACGCAATGACTTGGGGGAGTCAATGACAACAGTTCAGCCTCTCACCGAAAACCGGGTGCCGCTTCCGGAGCCCACAATCCTGTCCCGGACTCCTCCCAAAGCCCGGACCAGGCTCTCGCCGGATCTGCTTCTTACCGAGAGCTACTCAGACTTCTCCGTCGACCGCGTAAGTCCGGGAGTAGCCCGGATCATCCTGCGGCCCAACACCCGCATCACCGACGATGACTGTATCCGGACAGGTGCAGAACTGCTGGCGCTCACCGGAGGAAAGCCCGGAGCCGTGCTGCTACAGGTCAGCGGCGTCGGCTCCGTCAGTCGGACAGCAATCAGCCTTTATTGTGAAGCAGCCGCCGTCACGGCGTTCGCCATCCTCGGCAGTACACCGGTCGACCGCGTCATCGCCCACACCCTTCTGCGACTGGCGCCACCCAAGTGCCCAACCGAATACTTCACGGATGAAGAAGAAGCCCTCATCTGGCTCCGAACCACCCCGTGACCCTCGACGAACTCCCTGATGTGGACTGGACGTCGGTTCCCAGCACAGCCCGGTACAGAGGACACCACCGCCAACCCGGCATGATCCGAGCGGCATTGAGTATCTCAACCTGAGTCAGGACCACAGAGACGGCGGCGTGATCCAGAACCACCTCTGCTGGGCATAGGATGCTCGTATCATGGACCGTTCATCCAACCACTCATTGGCCGGATCCGCGGTAGCGACCACGGCTTGGCCCGGGCCCGCGGAGCGGATCCTGCAGGTGGCCCTCGAGCTGTTTTCACGCCGGGGGATCCGGGACGTCTGCGTCGATGAACTGATCGCCCTATACGGTGTGGCCAAGTCGACCTTCTACCGCCACTTCGGTTCCAAGGACGCAGGACGTCTGCCTTGGTCGGCCCACGTCGCGTCCCTCTGTCCGAGCCCTGGCCAGCCGCGGGCCGGGCGGGCGCGCATTCCTTCTGCTTGGCCTCATAATCCCCGTGACCGCACCGGCTGACAGTAATAGCAATGACAGTAGTTTTCCCCAACCCCCGTTAGCCGCCTGACAGCTCCATGCGGCTTTTCCGACCATCGGGCGCGCCGTAACCCGGACTTCTGCCG from Arthrobacter globiformis harbors:
- a CDS encoding DUF3618 domain-containing protein, giving the protein MSTPITPQNPAAPPSPEPPKDAGPEEIQRDIERTREELGDTVEALAAKLDFKAQARNKADAVKARAGSAAAAARKQVTDTAALASGRLSEISRKASENVPKDGTQRTQLMVAASGIAAAVIVPLIWRACTRSSRPSQ
- a CDS encoding phage holin family protein; this encodes MDDPAKSNDAKEQPVAELLTQLSQQTSRLVRDELRLAQAELKEKGRHAGRGAGLFGAAGFLAFFGAAALITTIILALSLLLPAWLSALIVSVVLLIAAGIAALVGKKEVNQVGPPAPEATVKNVKRDINEVKEHRHA
- a CDS encoding DUF4235 domain-containing protein, with translation MSQKQTSKSAKILYRPVGLISGLVGGLIAAQVYRQVWKRVSPSDRDEAPKALSTGYPLKEILISSVIQGAIYALVKAIIDRGGARLFERMTGEWPGD
- a CDS encoding cold-shock protein, with the translated sequence MATGTVKWFNTEKGFGFIAPDDGSADVFAHYSAIASSGYRSLEENQKVQFDVVQGQKGPQAENINPL
- a CDS encoding DUF7793 family protein gives rise to the protein MTTVQPLTENRVPLPEPTILSRTPPKARTRLSPDLLLTESYSDFSVDRVSPGVARIILRPNTRITDDDCIRTGAELLALTGGKPGAVLLQVSGVGSVSRTAISLYCEAAAVTAFAILGSTPVDRVIAHTLLRLAPPKCPTEYFTDEEEALIWLRTTP
- a CDS encoding TetR/AcrR family transcriptional regulator codes for the protein MDRSSNHSLAGSAVATTAWPGPAERILQVALELFSRRGIRDVCVDELIALYGVAKSTFYRHFGSKDAGRLPWSAHVASLCPSPGQPRAGRARIPSAWPHNPRDRTG